Proteins from a single region of Hordeum vulgare subsp. vulgare chromosome 6H, MorexV3_pseudomolecules_assembly, whole genome shotgun sequence:
- the LOC123404492 gene encoding protein SRG1-like encodes MASYDQQFKVLEVPPIVQELVGAGVKEPPSQYVLPEQDRPAAAAVSEMPEPIPIIDLSRLSAGSPEEFAKLRSALENWNLFLAVGHGMEPSFLAEAMKATREFFNLPLEEKQKYSNIVNGEKMGMDGYGNDMVVKENQVLDWNDRLNLLVEPESLRTYRLWPTQPPSFRDILCEYTVRCKAAANLVFRNMAKMLNLQEDHLVNMIGNNSITQAIFNYYPQCPRPDHVLGLKAHTDGSIITVNFADAEGLQLERNGVWYNVPIVPNALVMNIGDIMEILSNGFFKSLVHRVVTNAEKERLSLVLVYTLELETQLEPVSELVDDKRPARYMKIKLNDYMEKYHDTYATGTLAIDGVKI; translated from the exons ATGGCTTCTTATGACCAACAATTCAAGGTTCTCGAGGTACCTCCGATCGTGCAAGAGCTGGTAGGCGCCGGCGTGAAGGAGCCACCGAGCCAGTACGTGCTTCCGGAGCAAGACCGTCCCGCTGCGGCGGCTGTCTCCGAGATGCCCGAGCCCATCCCCATCATCGACCTCAGCCGGCTGTCTGCCGGCAGCCCCGAAGAGTTCGCCAAGTTGCGGTCCGCCTTGGAGAACTGGAACCTCTTCCTG GCTGTTGGACATGGAATGGAGCCTAGCTTTCTTGCCGAGGCGATGAAGGCCACCAGAGAGTTCTTCAACCTCCCACTAGAAGAGAAACAAAAGTACTCAAACATTGTCAACGGCGAGAAGATGGGCATGGATGGATATGGTAATGACATGGTCGTAAAAGAGAATCAGGTCCTTGACTGGAACGACCGGCTCAATCTCCTAGTGGAACCCGAGTCCCTAAGAACCTACAGACTCTGGCCAACACAACCCCCTTCTTTCAG AGACATCCTGTGTGAGTACACGGTCAGGTGCAAGGCGGCGGCTAACCTTGTCTTTCGAAACATGGCCAAGATGCTCAATTTACAAGAGGACCACCTGGTAAACATGATCGGCAACAACTCCATCACCCAAGCTATATTCAACTACTACCCTCAGTGTCCAAGGCCGGACCACGTCTTGGGACTTAAGGCCCATACCGATGGCTCGATAATCACAGTCAACTTCGCCGATGCCGAGGGGCTCCAGCTTGAGAGAAACGGCGTGTGGTACAACGTGCCCATCGTTCCAAATGCATTGGTTATGAACATAGGAGATATAATGGAG ATTTTGAGCAATGGGTTTTTCAAAAGCTTGGTGCATAGGGTTGTCACCAACGCGGAGAAAGAGCGCTTGTCGTTGGTGCTGGTCTATACGTTGGAGCTAGAGACACAACTTGAGCCGGTGTCAGAGCTGGTGGATGACAAGAGACCTGCCCGATACATGAAGATCAAGCTCAAcgactacatggaaaaataccatGACACTTATGCCACTGGGACACTAGCCATAGACGGCGTGAAGATCTGA